A genomic window from Punica granatum isolate Tunisia-2019 chromosome 2, ASM765513v2, whole genome shotgun sequence includes:
- the LOC116194220 gene encoding zinc finger SWIM domain-containing protein 7-like isoform X2, whose translation MSVSSRVAESVWGSIESTGSAVNNFERATRIVDQRGVKKISGEPSGRSIFQVVGESRRKEEYFCFPESYCACYSFFYDVVNRAEQLCCKHQLAARLAASLRSCREVKISDEQLAFLLSEL comes from the exons ATGAGCGTGAGCAGTAGGGTTGCGGAATCGGTGTGGGGGAGCATTGAATCAACTGGGTCAG CTGTCAAT AACTTCGAGAGGGCCACCAGGATCGTGGACCAACGCGGGGTCAAGAAGATCTCCGGTGAGCCCAGCGGCCGGTCCATATTTCAG GTTGTGGGAGAATCTCGGAGGAAGGAGGAGTACTTCTGTTTTCCCGAGAGCTACTGTGCCTGTTACTCATTCTTTTACGATGTCGTGAACAGAGCAGAACAGCTTTGT TGCAAACATCAGTTAGCTGCTAGACTTGCTGCATCCCTCAGATCGTGCAGAGAAGTCAAGATCTCCGATGAGCAGCTCGCCTTCTTGCTTTCAGAACTCTAG
- the LOC116194220 gene encoding uncharacterized protein LOC116194220 isoform X3: MSVSSRVAESVWGSIESTGSAVNNDSAIEASKLDFATSLKYLTFMFMAGSDEACISCLARTSRGPPGSWTNAGSRRSPVSPAAGPYFRLWENLGGRRSTSVFPRATVPVTHSFTMS, translated from the exons ATGAGCGTGAGCAGTAGGGTTGCGGAATCGGTGTGGGGGAGCATTGAATCAACTGGGTCAG CTGTCAAT AATGACTCTGCAATTGAAGCTTCCAAGCTTGACTTTGCTACTTCTCTCAAATatcttactttcatgtttaTGGCGGGGTCGGATGAAGCTTGCATTTCTTGTTTGGCAAGAACTTCGAGAGGGCCACCAGGATCGTGGACCAACGCGGGGTCAAGAAGATCTCCGGTGAGCCCAGCGGCCGGTCCATATTTCAG GTTGTGGGAGAATCTCGGAGGAAGGAGGAGTACTTCTGTTTTCCCGAGAGCTACTGTGCCTGTTACTCATTCTTTTACGATGTCGTGA
- the LOC116194220 gene encoding zinc finger SWIM domain-containing protein 7-like isoform X1, which produces MSVSSRVAESVWGSIESTGSVTDEQLSILHFLFGKNFERATRIVDQRGVKKISGEPSGRSIFQVVGESRRKEEYFCFPESYCACYSFFYDVVNRAEQLCCKHQLAARLAASLRSCREVKISDEQLAFLLSEL; this is translated from the exons ATGAGCGTGAGCAGTAGGGTTGCGGAATCGGTGTGGGGGAGCATTGAATCAACTGGGTCAG TGACTGATGAGCAGCTGTCAAT CTTGCATTTCTTGTTTGGCAAGAACTTCGAGAGGGCCACCAGGATCGTGGACCAACGCGGGGTCAAGAAGATCTCCGGTGAGCCCAGCGGCCGGTCCATATTTCAG GTTGTGGGAGAATCTCGGAGGAAGGAGGAGTACTTCTGTTTTCCCGAGAGCTACTGTGCCTGTTACTCATTCTTTTACGATGTCGTGAACAGAGCAGAACAGCTTTGT TGCAAACATCAGTTAGCTGCTAGACTTGCTGCATCCCTCAGATCGTGCAGAGAAGTCAAGATCTCCGATGAGCAGCTCGCCTTCTTGCTTTCAGAACTCTAG